TTTTGCGAGGCCATGGGTCACCATCTGTATGACGTGTTCGATGGTAGTCTCGTTGTTGTAACAGGGGATACCGACGAGGATGTCGGCGGATTCGATCTCTTCAAGCCGCTTGGCCCCGTAGGTACGCAGCGCCGTATTGTAGTGCATGGTTCACGTCCCTTCGTTGATGTTGATACGTATTGTAACACAATTTCTCGAAAAAAGGCATTGCCGCCATGGCGGTCGCTCAAGGACACATGCCGAGTGAGCACACGAATCCTCCATGTTCACTGAGGTGGTGAAAGCAGGGCCCGGAGCTGTTCGGCGTTCTTCGGTGCCCGTCCCTCAAAATCATTGTCAAAGTATACATACACGTCACCCTTGAAATCCGTTATTATCCGCGCCCATTCTTCCAGCTCCCCCCGGTCATATTCGGAAACATAGAGGTGCGTGGAGCCATGGAGCCGGATGTAAAGGAAATCCGCCGTCTCCGCGATAAGAAAAGGGTATCGGCCGGCCGTATCGGCGATGCACAGGGCGATGTTGTTATCGTCCATGATCGAAAGGGCCTCGTCGCTGAGCCAGCTCTGGTGCCTTACCTCGATGACATGACGCAGGGCGGGGTCCAGACGGCCGCAGAATTCGGAAAAACGTGATGGGTCGAAGCGCAGGGAAGGTGGTAACTGAATGAGCAGGGGGCCGAGCTTTTCCCGGAATCCCTCGACGGCGGAATAGAAGCGCTCAAGCGGTTCCTCGACGTTCAGCAGCTTTTTGATGTGTGTGATATAGCGGCTTGCCTTGACCGACCAGATAAAATCTCCCGGTGTCTGTTCATACCAGGCAGTGAAGGCGGTGATCCCGGGAAGTCGATAGAAGGACGCGTTCAACTCGACCGTGGTGAACCGCGACGCATAAAAAGTGAGCCACCGCGATTGCGGGAGGCTGAGGGGATAAAAGACACCTCGCCAATGCCGGTAATTCCAGCCCGAAGTGCCGATGAGTATTCCTCGCGACATGACGTCATTATAGAGAGTATCGGGTACGTGGTCAAATTAACAGTGGTAAAGCGACAAAGTGGCAAAGTGCAAAGTGGCAAAGCGACAGAGTGAAAAACATGAATTATCCACGATTCGCGAATCCCGAAAAGTCTTTTGACAATTCCCACCCCTCTCTGTTACAAGAGTGTTCAATTCCTTTCAATAATCCGTATTGTGCACAGAGCATGAACTCTCTTAACGGTCCGGGCACTGCCGGGTATCCGTGAGGATGTCACTGTTCAGCGGTATCGGAGGGCGGCGCTTGTGCCGACCGTGTCACCATGATCACATGCGGGAGAATCGCTATATGTCGTTTGGTGAAGAGCTCAAAGAGCTTGAACAGCGAAAA
This region of Deltaproteobacteria bacterium genomic DNA includes:
- a CDS encoding DUF72 domain-containing protein, which translates into the protein MSRGILIGTSGWNYRHWRGVFYPLSLPQSRWLTFYASRFTTVELNASFYRLPGITAFTAWYEQTPGDFIWSVKASRYITHIKKLLNVEEPLERFYSAVEGFREKLGPLLIQLPPSLRFDPSRFSEFCGRLDPALRHVIEVRHQSWLSDEALSIMDDNNIALCIADTAGRYPFLIAETADFLYIRLHGSTHLYVSEYDRGELEEWARIITDFKGDVYVYFDNDFEGRAPKNAEQLRALLSPPQ